In one Microbacterium invictum genomic region, the following are encoded:
- a CDS encoding ABC transporter substrate-binding protein yields the protein MPPGNPSRRAAATISLLALAGALLAGCSADGRETIRFTFSKREALDFMNQLVSDYNASQDRVRVEMDTSGVDVVSASFVRGNPPDIMLANYNYEVARFVDRCALSDLSDTEAASTVRDDLDVLMAQYGSCEGRTSALPYSVMASSVIYNRAIFEENGLDVPQTWDELIAVCDALEAAGVTPFYATFKDDWTVAQGWYDYAIGGSVDVVDFFNQLAEEGADVGAGSAVSFQDQFAEPLDKMAQLTDYTNADADSRAYNDGNLAFARGEAAMYLQGPWALAEIAKTDPDLDLGTFPLPMTDDPDDLKVRVNTDLAAMIPEESRHQDAARDFLEFLYQPENIEAYNESQLGFAPTEGAPPPSDPRVEGMIAYYDEGSFYQGPSVLVPKTIPVFSYAQALALGADTEATLRTMDTDWARLAFRSPLPSSETDAQGEEATQ from the coding sequence GTGCCTCCAGGAAACCCTTCCCGTCGCGCCGCCGCGACGATCTCCCTCCTCGCCCTCGCCGGCGCCCTGCTCGCCGGGTGCTCCGCCGACGGCCGCGAGACCATCCGCTTCACCTTCAGCAAGCGGGAGGCTCTCGACTTCATGAATCAGCTGGTCTCGGATTACAACGCCTCCCAGGACCGGGTCCGGGTGGAGATGGACACCTCGGGGGTCGACGTGGTGTCGGCCAGCTTCGTCCGCGGAAATCCGCCGGACATCATGCTGGCCAACTACAACTACGAGGTCGCGCGCTTCGTCGATCGATGCGCGCTCTCGGATCTCTCCGACACCGAGGCGGCATCGACCGTTCGCGACGACCTCGACGTGCTGATGGCGCAGTACGGGTCGTGCGAGGGACGCACCAGCGCCCTGCCGTACTCGGTGATGGCGTCGTCGGTCATCTACAACCGCGCCATCTTCGAAGAGAACGGCCTCGACGTCCCCCAGACATGGGACGAGCTCATCGCCGTCTGCGACGCACTCGAGGCCGCGGGGGTGACGCCCTTCTACGCGACCTTCAAGGACGACTGGACCGTCGCCCAGGGGTGGTACGACTACGCCATCGGCGGTTCGGTCGACGTCGTGGACTTCTTCAACCAGCTGGCCGAGGAGGGCGCGGATGTCGGGGCCGGATCTGCGGTGTCCTTCCAAGACCAGTTCGCCGAGCCGCTGGACAAGATGGCGCAGCTGACGGACTACACCAACGCCGACGCCGATTCGCGGGCGTACAACGACGGCAACCTGGCGTTCGCGCGGGGCGAGGCGGCGATGTACCTCCAGGGGCCGTGGGCGCTCGCAGAGATCGCCAAGACCGACCCCGACCTCGACCTCGGGACCTTTCCGCTTCCCATGACGGATGATCCCGACGACCTCAAGGTCCGGGTGAACACCGACCTCGCGGCGATGATCCCGGAGGAATCGCGTCATCAGGACGCGGCGCGGGACTTCCTGGAGTTCCTCTACCAGCCTGAGAACATCGAGGCCTACAACGAGTCCCAGCTCGGCTTCGCTCCCACGGAGGGGGCTCCGCCACCGAGCGACCCCCGCGTCGAGGGCATGATCGCCTACTACGACGAGGGCAGCTTCTATCAGGGCCCCTCCGTCCTCGTCCCCAAGACCATCCCGGTCTTCAGCTACGCGCAGGCGCTGGCGCTCGGCGCCGACACCGAGGCGACGCTGCGGACGATGGACACCGACTGGGCCCGGCTGGCCTTCCGCTCGCCCCTTCCCTCGAGCGAGACCGACGCGCAGGGCGAGGAGGCCACGCAATGA
- a CDS encoding ROK family protein codes for MPLPPRRASLLAVIGYAWDAEVFTATDVIETVAVTRSTAIDVIDELVARGLVVELPNARAVGDYRKGRPARRFALRQDAAFVVGLDAGRGHLTATVADLRGTTRAVERVVVDADDDAPDVRRREAERAVDRALRIAGVTRGDVAAMGVGVPAPVDARGESPADDAGFWTRMNPGFAPQFRQWVPMVKVANDASLASVAERTLGAARGCDDVVVLLAGERLGAGVWVDGHLLTGAHGGAGEMVAFDHVRGVDSAWGFGHRAVELAREAIARGTLPPSSVLHRSAPGELEGRDVFAAAAEGDPGARRITDEIGGSLAIIAGVFGSLFDTRLLIVSGAVADGAAPLIEAARGAVAATLHLPAPEIVASALGADIVSLGAVCAAVQEARRGILDLPQFAQPA; via the coding sequence ATGCCTCTCCCGCCGCGGCGCGCGAGTCTTCTCGCCGTCATCGGCTACGCCTGGGATGCCGAGGTGTTCACTGCCACGGACGTCATCGAGACCGTCGCGGTGACGCGGTCCACGGCGATCGACGTCATCGACGAGCTGGTGGCCCGTGGGCTCGTCGTCGAGCTGCCCAACGCCCGCGCCGTCGGGGATTACCGCAAGGGACGCCCTGCGCGTCGATTCGCGCTCCGCCAGGATGCCGCCTTCGTCGTGGGACTGGACGCCGGCCGGGGGCATCTGACCGCCACGGTGGCCGATCTGCGAGGGACGACCCGCGCGGTCGAGCGCGTCGTCGTCGACGCCGATGACGACGCCCCGGATGTCCGGCGTCGCGAGGCGGAGCGCGCCGTGGATCGCGCACTTCGGATCGCGGGCGTCACCCGCGGGGATGTCGCGGCGATGGGCGTCGGCGTTCCGGCCCCGGTCGATGCGCGGGGGGAGTCGCCGGCGGACGACGCAGGGTTCTGGACCCGGATGAATCCCGGGTTCGCCCCGCAGTTCCGGCAGTGGGTGCCGATGGTGAAGGTCGCAAACGACGCGTCGCTCGCCTCGGTCGCCGAGCGCACGCTCGGCGCCGCGCGCGGCTGCGACGACGTCGTGGTCCTCCTCGCCGGAGAGCGTCTGGGCGCCGGTGTCTGGGTCGACGGTCACCTGCTCACCGGAGCGCACGGCGGCGCCGGCGAGATGGTGGCCTTCGATCACGTCCGGGGCGTCGACAGCGCGTGGGGGTTCGGGCACCGCGCGGTCGAGCTCGCGCGCGAGGCGATCGCCCGCGGCACCCTCCCGCCCTCGAGCGTGCTGCACCGGTCGGCGCCGGGCGAGCTCGAGGGGCGGGATGTCTTCGCCGCAGCGGCCGAGGGCGACCCCGGCGCGCGGCGGATCACCGACGAGATCGGCGGATCGCTGGCCATCATCGCGGGTGTCTTCGGGAGTCTTTTCGACACCCGCCTGCTGATCGTCTCCGGTGCCGTCGCCGACGGGGCGGCGCCGCTGATCGAGGCGGCTCGAGGCGCGGTGGCCGCGACGCTCCACCTTCCCGCCCCCGAGATCGTCGCGTCCGCCCTCGGCGCCGATATCGTCTCCCTCGGAGCGGTCTGCGCCGCCGTGCAGGAGGCGCGACGCGGCATCCTGGATCTCCCACAGTTCGCTCAGCCGGCTTGA